Part of the Deltaproteobacteria bacterium genome is shown below.
TCGCGCTCACCCGCGCCGGTTCACGGTTCACCAGTCACGATCACTGTTCCCAAAGCACTTGCATCTGCCGAGTGCAGGGGCGGAAACGCGCGTATCCCCGCCCGCCGGCGCGCCGGCGCGCGACGGCCGTTCGCCAGGTTCGATCGTGCGTCCGGCTCTGGCTACTGAACCTTCTTCATCCGCTCGACGAACTTCGCCGGCGCTTCGTAGCCCACGAGCTTGGCGTCTTTGACGGGCTCGCCGTTCGAGTCGAGGAACACGACCGTCGGCAGTCCGGGCACGTCGTACTTCTTGTTCAGCGCGTCGTTCGCGTCGGTGTCGTCGGTCTCATCGACCTTCACCATCACGAACCGCGCGGACTCCTTCTGCACCACGGGATCCGGGTAGGTCTTGGCCTCGAGCTCTTTGCAGGCGGCGCACCACTCCGCGCCGAAGTCGATGATCATCGGCTTGTGCTGATCGTGCGCGGCCTTCATGCCGACCTCGAGGCTCACGAACTCCGACTTGTGCGCGGCCTCGCTCGTCCCGGTCGTCGTTCCATTTCCCGCGACCGGCGGCGTGGGCTTGGTGGCCGCGCCGGCCGGGATCGCGAACCGCACGAAGAGCCCCAGCACCGCCAGCACCACGCCTGCGCCCTTGAGCGCCTTCTCGGTGCCGTCGCCGTGGAACGAGCGATTCAGCGCGCCGAACAGCACGCCCACGCCCACGGCGGCAGCGGCGATGAGCGCGGCCTGCGCCATCGCGTGACCGAAGTTGGCCATGGCCGCGCGCGCCGAGGGGAACGCGTCTTTCAGGTACAGCATCGCCAACGCGATCAGCGCGATCCCGAAGACGCTCTTGATGCCCTCCATCCAAGGCCCCGAGCGCGGCAGCTGCACGCTGAACGTGGCCAGCACGAAGAAGAGCGTGCCAATGCCAATCGCGTACACGGTCATCAGCAGCGTGCCCAGCGCATAGTTCGCGGTGCCGCTCACGATGCCGGCGATGAGCGCGGTCACCGGGCCGCTGCACGGCGCGGCGACCAGGCCGGCCACCAGGCCCATGCTGAACGAGCCGAGCAAGCCGGGGCCGCCGACCTGGTTGAGCCGCTGCTGCAAGCCCGCCGGCAGGTTCAGCTCGAACACGCCGAACATGGGCATGGCCAATACGACGAAGAGCAGGGCGATGGGCACGATCACGAACGGGTTGGAGAGCAGCGCGCCCGAGGTCTTGTGGAGGGCGATGAGCGTCACGCCCACGGCGTCGTAGGTGAGGATCATCCCGCCCACGTAGGCCGCGCCGAGCCCCGCGTTCTGCAGCCGCGAGCCGCCCTTCTTCACGCCCATCACCGAGAGCGTGATCGGGATCAGCGGGTAGACGCACGGCGTGAGCGACGTCCCGATGCCGGAGAGGTAGACGAATAAGAGCCCGATCGCGAGCTTGCCGCCGGTGAGCTGTCCGGCGATGTCGAGGTCGAACGCCGGGCCGCTGGGCATGAACTCGGGCAGCAGCCAGACCGCCAGGAAGGCGAGCCCCGCCAAGATCCCCAAGCGAACCATCTTCATGCGAATACCTCGCGAAGGCCTGCTCAACACCCCCACCCGCCACCCCAATCCGCGGCAGTTTGCCGGCCTGTCTGGTTGCCTGCAACTGCTGGAAATTGCTCAGCCAGGTTGCCTTGACTTTTCGCGTCGCGCCTTGATACTTGACTGCAGCGCTCCGCTTTAGCCTGCAGCGGCGGCGCTGATCGTGTATATCGCCGCCGCGCGTGAGAGGCACCGCATGTTGAAGCTGCCGATTTACATGGACAACCACGCCACCACGCCGGTCGACCCGCGCGTGCTCGAGGCGATGTTGCCCTTCTTCCAGAACGACTTCGGCAACGCGGCCTCGCGCAACCACGCCTTTGGCTGGCGTGCCGAAGAGGCGGTCACGCGCGGGCGCGAGCAGGTGGCGGCGCTGATCGGCGCCGGCTCGCCCAAGGAGATCGTCTTCACCTCGGGCGCCACCGAGAGCGACAACCTGGCCATCAAGGGCGCGGCCGAGTTCTACAAAGAGAAGGGCAACCACCTCATCACGCTCAAGACCGAGCACAAGGCGGTCCTCGACAGCTGCAAGCGCCTCGAGCGCGAGGGCTACGAGGTCACCTACCTCGACGTGAAGAAGGACGGCCTCGTCGACCTCGACGTCCTGCGCGCGGCCATCACGCCCAAGACCATCCTCGTGTCGATCATGCACGCCAACAACGAGATCGGCGTGCTCCAGCCCATCGCGGAGATCGGCGCCATCTGCCGCGAGAAGGGCGTGCTCTTCCACGTCGACGCGGTGCAGTCGCTGGGCAAGGTGCCGTTCGACGTCGAGAGCATGAAGGTGGATCTCGCGTCCATCAGCGCGCACAAGATGTACGGCCCCAAGGGCGTGGGCGCGCTCTACGTGCGCCGCAAGCCGCGCGTGCGCCTGGCGCCCATCATCGACGGCGGCGGCCACGAGAACGGCATGCGCTCGGGCACGCTCAACGTCCCCGGCATCGTGGGCCTGGGCAAGGCCGCGGAGCTGGCCAAGGCCGAGATGGCCGAAGAGGGCGCGCGCCTGCTGGCCCTGCGCGAGAAGCTGCGCAAGGGCATCGAGAAGCGCCTGGACATGACCGTGGTGAACGGCTCGCTGGAGCACCGGCTGCCGGGCAACCTGAACATCTCCTTCGCGTACGTCGAGGGCGAGGCGCTGATGATGGCGCTCAAGGACGTGGCCGTTTCGAGCGGCTCGGCGTGCACCTCGGCCAGCCTGGAGCCCAGCTACGTGCTGCGCGCGCTGGGCGTGGAAGAGGATCTGGCGCACAGCTCCATTCGTTTTGGCCTGGGACGCTTCAACACCGAGGAAGAGGTCGATTACGTGCTCGACCTGGTGGAGAAGAAGGTCACCAAGCTGCGCGAGCTCTCGCCCCTGTACGAGATGGCCAAGGAAGGCATCGACCTGAAGTCGGTGACCTGGGCCGCACATTAACTTTTTGGTTTCACGGAGCAGCACATGGCCTACAGCGACAAGCTCATCGACCACTACGAGAACCCGCGCAACGTCGGCACGCTCGACAAGAGCGACGACAGCGTCGGCACCGGCCTCGTGGGCGCGCCCGCCTGCGGCGACGTGATGCGGCTCCAGCTCAAGATCAACGAGCAGACCGGCGTCATCGAAGACGCGCGCTTCAAGACCTTCGGCTGCGGCTCCGCGATCGCCTCGAGCTCGCTCGTGACCGAGTGGGTGAAGGGCAAGTCCATCGACGACGCCACCCAGATCACCAACAAGGAGATCGCCCAGGAGCTCTCCTTGCCGCCGGTGAAGATCCACTGCTCGGTGCTCGCCGAGGACGCCATCAAGGCCGCCATCGCCGACTTCCGCGCCAAGCAGGCCAAGAAGAAGGGCGAGGCCGCCGCGAGCCAGCCCCCTGGCGACGGTCCTCAGGTGGCGCGATGATCGAGGCGGTCATGTCGGATCCGATTGCTCCCACGCCTCCGCCCGCTGCTCCCGCCCCGGCGCCCAAGCCGGCCGCCAAGGGCATCCTGCTGGCCGACAACGCCGTCGCGCGCATCCAGAAGATGCTCGCCGACCGCGGCACGCCCAACGCCGGCCTGCGCATCCAGGTGAAGGGCGGCGGCTGCTCGGGCCTGCAGTACGACATGAGCTGGGCCGAGGCGGCCAAGGAGCGCGACAAGGTCTTCGAGCGCGACGGCGTGCGCGTGTTCGTCGACCCGAAGAGCTACCTGTACCTGGTGGGCACCACGCTCGAGTACCAGGAGTCGCTGATGGAGTCGGGGTTCAAGCTCGTGAACCCCAACGCCAAGACCAGCTGCGGCTGCGGGCAGAGCTTCACCGCCTAGCCAAGAGTTTTTCCGTGTCCAACCACTTCGAGCTCTTCGGCCTGCAAAAGGCCTTCGAGCTGGATGCCAAGGCTCTCGACGCCCGCTACCGCGAGCTCAGCCAGCAGTGGCACCCGGACAAGCAGACCTCGGGCGACGCCAAGCAGCGTCTGCAGGCGCTTGAGATGAGCGCCCACCTCAACCAGGCCTACAAGACTTTGCGCGACGCTTCGGCGCGCGCCGCGTACCTGCTCAAGCTCCTCGGGCTGGATCTCGATCAAGAGGGCGAGCGCACGTTCCAGATGAACCCGGCCTTCCTCGCGGAGATGCTGGAGCTGCGCGAGGAGCTCGACGCCGCCAAGAACAAGAACGACGTGCAGCGCGCGCTGGCGATGGGCAAGCAGATGCAGGAGCGCGAGAAGGAGACGCACGCCAAGCTCGCGGAGCTCTTCGCCCAGCAGCTCGCGAGCCCCGAGCACGCCCGCTTGCAGAAGCTGGGCGACCAGGTGGCGGCCTTGCGCTACTACCGCCGCTTCCTCGACGAGGTCTCCGCCATCGAGGACGAAGCGACCCAGGTTTGAACCCATGGCCGGCCTCCTTCAGATCCGAGATCCGTTGAAGACCGAGGGCCGCGCCGTGGGCATCGACCTCGGCACGACCAACTCGCTGGTGGCCTACGTGGCGAACGGCAAGCCCGCGTGCCTGCCCGTCGACGAGGGCGGCAGCCCCTTGCTCCCGAGCGTGGTGCACTTCTCGGACGATCCGAGCTGCGCCGGTGTCGTGGTCGGTCACGCCGCGCGCCGCGCTGCCGCCCAGAGCCCGCAGGACGTGCTCGCCAGCGTGAAGCGCTTCATGGGCAAGGGCGCGAAGGACGTCGAGACGAAGAAGCTGGGCACCTATCGCTTCGCGGATCGCAGCGACGGCCCGGTGCGCTTCATCGCCGGCGGCCGCGAGGTGACGCCCGTCGAGGTGAGCGCGGAGATCTTGAAGAAGCTCAAGCTGCGCGCCGAGATGCACTTCGGCGAAGCGGTGGATCGCGCGGTGGTGACGGTTCCTGCGTACTTCGACGACGCCCAGCGGCAAGCGACGAAGGACGCCGCGCGCCTGGCCGGACTCGAAGTGCTGCGCTTGCTCAACGAGCCGACCGCGGCCGCACTGGCCTACGGCCTCGACAAGGGCAGCCAGGGCACCTTCGCGGTGTACGACCTGGGCGGCGGCACTTTCGATATATCTATTTTGCAGCTCGTGGACGGCGTGTTCCAGGTGAAGAGCACCGGCGGCGACTCGGCGCTCGGCGGCGACGACTTCGATCGCGCGATCGCGACGGCGATGCTGGCGGAGGCGAAGATCGAGAAGCCGGATCCGGCGATGATCCACGCGGCGCTGGTGGAGGCGCGGCGCGCGAAGGAAGCGCTGACCACCGTCGACACCGTGACCTACGAGCTGGGCGGCTTCCGGCGCGAGCTCACCCGCGCGCAGATGAACGAGCTCATCAAGCCCTGGGTGCAGAAGACCGGCGCGGCCGTTCGCCGCGCGCTCAAGGACGCCAACCACACGGCTGCCGACATCGACGGTGTGATCCTCGTGGGCGGCTCCACGCGCGTGCTCGCGGTGCGCGACTTCGTGGGCGAGCTCTTCGGCAAGGCGCCGCTCGGCGACATCGATCCGGATCAGGTCGTGGCGCTCGGCGCCGCGATCCAGGCGGATCTGCTCGCGGGCAACGCGCGCGACGACGTGCTCCTGCTCGACGTCATTCCGCTCTCGCTCGGCATCGAGACCATGGGCGGCGTGGTGTCCAAGCTCATCCCGCGCAACTCGAGCATCCCCGCGACCGCGAAGATGCAGGTGACGACTTTTCAGGACGGCCAGACGGCCATGGACATCCACGTGCTCCAGGGCGAGCGCGAGCTGGTGTCCGACTGCCGCAGCCTGGCGCGCTTCAAGCTCTCCGGCATTCCCGCGCTCGCTTCGGGAATGGCCAAGGTGGAAATCACCTTTGCCATCGACGCCGACGGCATCCTCTCCGTGAGCGCACGCGAGCTCTCGACGGGCGTGGAGCAGAGCATCACCGTGAAGCCCAGCCACGGCCTCAGCGACGAGGAAGTGGAGAAGATGCTCCTCGACTCGCTCGAGCACGCCGAAGAGGACGTCGCCGCGCGCCTGCTCCGCGAGGAGCGCGTGGAGGTGCAGCGCATCGGCCACGACGCGCGCAAGCAGCTCGCGGCCAACGGCAAGCTCTTGAGCGACGACGAGCGCGCGCAGGTGGAAGCCAAGCTGCTCGCGCTGGAGAAGGCCGCGCAAGGCCAGGATCACGGCGCGATCGCGGCCGAGCGCGCCAACTTCGAGGTCGCGGTGAAGCCGTTCGCGGAGCGCATCATGAACGCCGCGATCGCCAAGGTCGTCGCGGGCCACACCATGACCGAGTTCGAGCAGACGTGATGGCCAAGGTCGTCTTCGACAACAAGCTCGACGGCGAGCACCACGAGCTCGAGGTCCCCGCGGGCACCACGCTCCTCGAGGCCGCGCAGAAGTGCGGCGCCAAGATGGGCCACTCGTGCGGCGGCGTCTGCGCGTGCTCCACCTGCCACTCCTGGATCCGCGGCGGCGCCGACGCGCTCAGCGATCAAGAAGACAAGGAGCTCGACCGCCTCGATATGGCCTTCGACGTGAAGCCCATGAGCCGGCTCGGCTGCCAGTGCATCATCGAGAAGGGCGACGCGACGATCTCCGTGGAGCTCACGCAGGAGAGCGTGAGCGCCTACTACGACGAGCACCCGGACGAGCGCCGCGCGAGAGAGGCCCGGCTGCGCGAGCAACCGGGCCCGAAGGCGCAACCGTAGCGACGCGCGTCAGTAGTGGACGCCGAGCGTGGCCTGCGTGGCCCACTGGTTGCCGTTGCTGGTGGTTCCGAGGGTGTTGTGCGTATTGGCCAGGTAGTCGGCGCGCGCGCCCACTGTAACCAATTGGTTAAAGAGAACGTTGGCGCCGATGGCCGCGGGGATCTGGAACGAGCCGCTGGACACGTAGTACGCGTTGTCGCCGCCGTTCACGCTGTAGTGCGCGCCACCCAGGCCGCCCGAGACGAAGGGCTCGAAGACGGTGGTGGCCCCCATCGCGAAGGGCGCGGTGAGCTTGATGTCGCCGCTGAACGCCGTGGTGGTCACGTTGTGCGCGGTCGGCAGCCGGACGTCGTCGATCTGGTTGTTGGCGCCCTGGTACACGCCCTCGATGCCGATGTTGGGCGTGATGTTCACGATGCCGCGCGCGTTCCAGCTCGGGCCCAGGTTGGTGTGATCGCCCAGGTCGCCGGTGAAGTTCGAGAGGCCGCCGCCCGCTTCTGCGCCCACGCGCGAGGCCGCGTCGCTGCCCGAGCTCGTCACCGCTCGCGCTTGCCCGCAGACCAGGAGCGCAGCCGCGCCCGCGCCCAAAACGCTCAACCACCGAGCCTTCATGATCGTTCTCCTGGGGCTCTTTGCCCCGTTGGTGCATCCCTCGCCGTACGAGATGGAGCGGCACGTCCGGGGCCACAAGGCTCGGCCAGCCGGCGCGGCGCGCGAGGAGCGAGCGGGCCACCGTGCGGTGCGCGACATTCACGCTAGAGTGCTCGAGCGGAGGAACGCGTGCTGTGCCGGCCGACCATCCTGCTCCTGCTCTGCGGCGCGCTCGCCTGTGCGCCCGAGAGCCCGGACCGCGGCACATACCTCGGTGATGGCACCGCGCTGGCCACGTTCGCCGCCCACGGCGACGGCGCCGAGCCCTTCGATGTCGACGTGGTCTTTCCCTCGCAGGCCAATGGCGCGCCACAGCCTGGGCCCTTTCCAGGCGCGGTGATCCTGCCCGACGACGGCGTGGACCGAACGAGCTACCGCTGGCTCGCCCAGGCGCTCGCGAAGCAGGGGTTCGTGGTGGCGATGCCGGAGATGTCGCTCGGCAAAGCCAGCGTGGATCCCGACCGTGCGAACGTGAGCCACGATCTCCTGCGCTCGGATCGCGGGCTGCTGAAGGGGCTGATCACCAACCGCGTGGCGCTGCTCGGCCACGGCGCAGGCGGCGAGACGGCGCTGCACCAGGCGGTGAATGGACCGTTCCAGGCGCTCGTGCTCCTGGCGAACGCACCAGTGAGCGGTGACGAAGCGGAGAAGGTCGGCGCGGTGTCGCTGGTGGTGGTGGGCACCTCGGACTGCGCGCTGTCTCTCGCGGATGCGCAGGCGGGTTGGTCGCGGCTGCCCTCGCCGTCGGTGTTCGTGCAGGTGGTGGGCGCCACGCACACGCAGTTCACGGACGACGACTCCGCGGATCGCGCGGACTGCGAGCCGGGCACGTCGCTCCAGGCCGCGCACCAGAACATCGCGACAGCAGTGGCCGAGTTCCTGCGCTTCGCGCTCGAGAGCGATCAGGCTGCGCTGGGCGCGCTCGAAGAGGGCACGGCGGATCTCTCGGTGGAGACGCGATGAGGCGCCTCGCGGTCGCGCTGATCCTCTTGGGATCCGGCGTCGCCTGGGCGGATCCGTCGCCGCGGGTGATCGCCGGGCTGGTTCGGCCGGAAGCGGGCGCCGCGGTCGCCGCAGGGACCGATACCGTTTCCATCTCCGCGTGGATCGAAAAGCCGGACCTCACGCGCACCGCGAGCGTGAGCTTCGTCTACCGCTGGCTGGGCGTCGTCTCGGGCACCGAGCGCTTCAAGATGGTGATGCAGAAGCCCAACCTGAGCATCTTCTTCCGCGACTATTCGAGCGCCTCGGTCTACGCGCGCGGCGGCACCACGGTGGGGCTGTCGAAGGGATTCGGGCTCGGCTTTCGCGCCGGCCCCGAGAGCGGCGTGTTCTCAGCGGTGCTCAGCCCGAGCGCGCAGATCGACGGCTTCTGGGTGATCCGCGAAGGCACCTCGGGAATC
Proteins encoded:
- a CDS encoding thioredoxin family protein, encoding MKMVRLGILAGLAFLAVWLLPEFMPSGPAFDLDIAGQLTGGKLAIGLLFVYLSGIGTSLTPCVYPLIPITLSVMGVKKGGSRLQNAGLGAAYVGGMILTYDAVGVTLIALHKTSGALLSNPFVIVPIALLFVVLAMPMFGVFELNLPAGLQQRLNQVGGPGLLGSFSMGLVAGLVAAPCSGPVTALIAGIVSGTANYALGTLLMTVYAIGIGTLFFVLATFSVQLPRSGPWMEGIKSVFGIALIALAMLYLKDAFPSARAAMANFGHAMAQAALIAAAAVGVGVLFGALNRSFHGDGTEKALKGAGVVLAVLGLFVRFAIPAGAATKPTPPVAGNGTTTGTSEAAHKSEFVSLEVGMKAAHDQHKPMIIDFGAEWCAACKELEAKTYPDPVVQKESARFVMVKVDETDDTDANDALNKKYDVPGLPTVVFLDSNGEPVKDAKLVGYEAPAKFVERMKKVQ
- a CDS encoding IscS subfamily cysteine desulfurase, with the translated sequence MKLPIYMDNHATTPVDPRVLEAMLPFFQNDFGNAASRNHAFGWRAEEAVTRGREQVAALIGAGSPKEIVFTSGATESDNLAIKGAAEFYKEKGNHLITLKTEHKAVLDSCKRLEREGYEVTYLDVKKDGLVDLDVLRAAITPKTILVSIMHANNEIGVLQPIAEIGAICREKGVLFHVDAVQSLGKVPFDVESMKVDLASISAHKMYGPKGVGALYVRRKPRVRLAPIIDGGGHENGMRSGTLNVPGIVGLGKAAELAKAEMAEEGARLLALREKLRKGIEKRLDMTVVNGSLEHRLPGNLNISFAYVEGEALMMALKDVAVSSGSACTSASLEPSYVLRALGVEEDLAHSSIRFGLGRFNTEEEVDYVLDLVEKKVTKLRELSPLYEMAKEGIDLKSVTWAAH
- the iscU gene encoding Fe-S cluster assembly scaffold IscU, with protein sequence MAYSDKLIDHYENPRNVGTLDKSDDSVGTGLVGAPACGDVMRLQLKINEQTGVIEDARFKTFGCGSAIASSSLVTEWVKGKSIDDATQITNKEIAQELSLPPVKIHCSVLAEDAIKAAIADFRAKQAKKKGEAAASQPPGDGPQVAR
- a CDS encoding iron-sulfur cluster assembly accessory protein; translated protein: MSDPIAPTPPPAAPAPAPKPAAKGILLADNAVARIQKMLADRGTPNAGLRIQVKGGGCSGLQYDMSWAEAAKERDKVFERDGVRVFVDPKSYLYLVGTTLEYQESLMESGFKLVNPNAKTSCGCGQSFTA
- the hscB gene encoding Fe-S protein assembly co-chaperone HscB produces the protein MSNHFELFGLQKAFELDAKALDARYRELSQQWHPDKQTSGDAKQRLQALEMSAHLNQAYKTLRDASARAAYLLKLLGLDLDQEGERTFQMNPAFLAEMLELREELDAAKNKNDVQRALAMGKQMQEREKETHAKLAELFAQQLASPEHARLQKLGDQVAALRYYRRFLDEVSAIEDEATQV
- the hscA gene encoding Fe-S protein assembly chaperone HscA, with protein sequence MAGLLQIRDPLKTEGRAVGIDLGTTNSLVAYVANGKPACLPVDEGGSPLLPSVVHFSDDPSCAGVVVGHAARRAAAQSPQDVLASVKRFMGKGAKDVETKKLGTYRFADRSDGPVRFIAGGREVTPVEVSAEILKKLKLRAEMHFGEAVDRAVVTVPAYFDDAQRQATKDAARLAGLEVLRLLNEPTAAALAYGLDKGSQGTFAVYDLGGGTFDISILQLVDGVFQVKSTGGDSALGGDDFDRAIATAMLAEAKIEKPDPAMIHAALVEARRAKEALTTVDTVTYELGGFRRELTRAQMNELIKPWVQKTGAAVRRALKDANHTAADIDGVILVGGSTRVLAVRDFVGELFGKAPLGDIDPDQVVALGAAIQADLLAGNARDDVLLLDVIPLSLGIETMGGVVSKLIPRNSSIPATAKMQVTTFQDGQTAMDIHVLQGERELVSDCRSLARFKLSGIPALASGMAKVEITFAIDADGILSVSARELSTGVEQSITVKPSHGLSDEEVEKMLLDSLEHAEEDVAARLLREERVEVQRIGHDARKQLAANGKLLSDDERAQVEAKLLALEKAAQGQDHGAIAAERANFEVAVKPFAERIMNAAIAKVVAGHTMTEFEQT
- a CDS encoding 2Fe-2S iron-sulfur cluster binding domain-containing protein, yielding MAKVVFDNKLDGEHHELEVPAGTTLLEAAQKCGAKMGHSCGGVCACSTCHSWIRGGADALSDQEDKELDRLDMAFDVKPMSRLGCQCIIEKGDATISVELTQESVSAYYDEHPDERRAREARLREQPGPKAQP
- a CDS encoding outer membrane beta-barrel protein, giving the protein MKARWLSVLGAGAAALLVCGQARAVTSSGSDAASRVGAEAGGGLSNFTGDLGDHTNLGPSWNARGIVNITPNIGIEGVYQGANNQIDDVRLPTAHNVTTTAFSGDIKLTAPFAMGATTVFEPFVSGGLGGAHYSVNGGDNAYYVSSGSFQIPAAIGANVLFNQLVTVGARADYLANTHNTLGTTSNGNQWATQATLGVHY